One Setaria viridis chromosome 7, Setaria_viridis_v4.0, whole genome shotgun sequence genomic region harbors:
- the LOC117863276 gene encoding vacuolar-sorting receptor 1, whose protein sequence is MGFRSAGAMLQLLVWAALLLGCCHGRFVVEKNSLKVTAPDDLKGTYECAIGNFGVPQYGGTMVGFVAYPKANKEACKSFDDFDISYKAKPGAFPTFLLVDRGDCYFTKKAWNAQNAGAAAILVADDKDEPLITMDTPEESGRADYLENITIPSALITKSFGDRLKKAIDNGDMVNVNLDWREALPHPDERVEYEFWTNSNDECGPKCDSQTDFVKSFKGAAQVLEKKGYTEFTPHYITWYCPEAFILSKQCKSQCINHGRYCAPDPEQDFSKGYDGKDVVVQNLRQVCVFKVAKEHKKPWLWWDYVTDFAIRCPMKEKKYTKECADGVIKSLGLDHKAIDKCIGDPDADEENPVLKAEQDAQIGKGSRGDVTILPTLVINNRQYRGKLDKGAVLKALCAGFRETTEPAVCLSEDIQTNECLENNGGCWQDKAANITACKDTFRGRVCECPVVKGVKFVGDGYTHCEASGSGRCEINNGGCWKETRNGRTYSACTDDGCKCPDGFKGDGKHKCEDIDECKERTACQCKECKCKNTWGSYECGCSGGLLYMKEHDTCISKNGTTETGWGFLWVIFFGLVAAGIAGYAVYKYRIRRYMDSEIRAIMAQYMPLDNQGDVQSHSHHIEM, encoded by the exons ATGGGGTTCCGATCCGCCGGCGCGATGCTGCAGTTGCTGGTGTGGGCAGCGCTCCTGCTGGGCTGCTGCCACGGGAGGTTCGTGGTGGAGAAGAACAGCCTCAAGGTGACGGCGCCGGATGACCTCAAGGGCACCTACGAGTGCGCCATTGGCAACTTCGGCGTGCCCCAGTACGGCGGCACCATGGTCGGCTTCGTCGCCTACCCCAAGGCCAACAAGGAGGCCTGCAAGAGCTTCGACGATTTCGACATCTCCTACAAGGCCAAGCCGGGAGCGTTCCCCACTTTCCTGCTAGTCGACaggggag ATTGCTACTTCACAAAGAAGGCATGGAATGCACAGAatgcaggagcagcagcaatcCTTGTTGCTGATGACAAGGATGAACCTCTAATTACAATGGACACCCCTGAGGAGAGTGGGAGGGCAGATTACTTAGAGAACATAACTATTCCTTCAGCGCTAATAACCAAGAGCTTTGGGGATAGGCTCAAGAAGGCAATTGATAACGGTGACATGGTTAATGTAAATTTGGATTGGAGAGAGGCCCTGCCCCACCCTGATGAGCGTGTTGAGTATGAATTTTGGACCAACAGCAATGATGAATGTGGCCCAAAATGCGATAGCCAGACTGATTTTGTCAAGAGCTTCAAAGGAGCAGCACAGGTACTTGAGAAGAAGGGCTACACAGAGTTCACTCCTCACTACATTACATGGTATTGTCCAGAGGCCTTCATTCTGAGCAAGCAGTGCAAGTCCCAGTGCATCAATCATGGGAGATACTGTGCGCCTGACCCAGAACAGGATTTTAGCAAAGGATATGATGGGAAAGATGTGGTGGTCCAGAATTTGCGTCAAGTTTGTGTGTTTAAGGTTGCTAAGGAGCACAAGAAGCCTTGGTTATGGTGGGACTATGTTACTGATTTTGCGATCCGATGCCCAATGAAGGAAAAGAAGTACACCAAGGAGTGTGCTGATGGGGTTATCAAGTCACTTG GCCTTGATCATAAGGCAATAGATAAATGTATTGGTGATCCAGATGCTGATGAAGAAAACCCTGTTCTGAAAGCTGAACAAGATGCACAG ATCGGCAAGGGCTCTCGTGGTGATGTTACCATCTTACCAACTCTGGTAATCAATAATAGACAATACAGAG GGAAGCTTGACAAAGGGGCAGTTCTTAAAGCACTTTGTGCTGGTTTTCGGGAAACCACTGAGCCAGCTGTTTGCTTGAGTGAAG ATATACAAACAAATGAGTGCCTAGAGAACAATGGTGGCTGTTGGCAAGATAAGGCTGCTAACATCACTGCATGCAAG GATACTTTCCGTGGAAGAGTTTGTGAATGTCCAGTTGTGAAAGGAGTAAAATTCGTTGGTGATGGCTATACTCACTGTGAAG CTTCCGGATCTGGGAGATGTGAAATTAACAATGGAGGGTGTTGGAAAGAGACCAGGAATGGTCGGACATACTCTGCCTGCACT GATGATGGCTGTAAATGCCCGGATGGGTTCAAGGGTGATGGTAAGCACAAATGTGAAG ATATTGATGAATGCAAGGAAAGGACTGCATGCCAATGCAaagaatgcaaatgcaagaacACATGGGGAAGCTATGAGTGTGGCTGCAGTGGAGGATTGCTTTACATGAAGGAGCATGATACATGCATAA GCAAAAATGGAACAACAGAAACAGGCTGGGGCTTCTTGTGGgtcatcttctttggccttgtAGCAGCAGGAATTGCAGGATATGCAGTGTACAAGTACAGGATCCGG AGGTATATGGACTCGGAGATCCGTGCCATCATGGCTCAGTACATGCCCCTGGACAACCAAGGAGATGTTCAGAGTCATTCTCATCATATTGAGATGTGA